Within the Scomber scombrus chromosome 4, fScoSco1.1, whole genome shotgun sequence genome, the region TTTCAGTGGAAGAGCAGCCAGTTGCCATATTACACAATTTTCAATTTGGCGTTTACTTCAAAGTGCTGCAAAAGTATAAAAACTAGACCCAGTGTGACCATGTGTTTATAATGACTGTGAGGACTTGTGAGAGACGGCCAATAATGTTACATGTTTAATGTAGTTAACTATCAGTTATAACTATAGTTCTGGTTTTTAGCCGTCTCTTTAagttatatttcaaaatgaatcaaattctTAATTTTAACCTAGTTTGGCCCACGCACCATTTGAGTCTGTACATAATCAGCCAGCAGTGGCATCCTTGTTGCTGTGACTCGCTTAACGTGTCTCttaattgatttaaaataagctgcattttttttggaTGAGATTCATTTTACTTACTTTAATATTGTGATCTGCTGGACCAGGGCTGAGGTCAAATCAGAGCTACATGGAACAGAAATTTTTAAGCATGACAAATTTGATTTCCATTGAAAGCAACAGATTGCGAACTCACATCGAACATTAACAACTTAATTTGCTTTCTGAGTTTTGTATTAAAAATCAAGTAAAGTCGGGATGTTTAAATTTGCTTTGGGCCTGAAGTGCTTTGAGATCATATAATCGACTGCAATCTAAATGCATGTTTGCTTACCCCTCAATATGCCCACATCTGATTtgtaaatgttctttatttttaagtCGGGTTCCCATGATGGACAGTTCATAAAGCATGTCATCCACCTCTGCTAGCGTATTTCAAGCCTTTTAGCAAACTGTGAATATGGTGCAAATCCAGCATTTCTAAGCATGACTTTCTCTCTGccagaaatgatgaaatgtgttatttgttgTGGGATGAGTTTGGAGGACTGAGGTGTACAATTCCAGGTGGCTGATAAGCTTTATGAACAGTCCATTGGTGCTAACTCTGCGAATGTGAGACTTGGGCTGACATGAGATAAGATTTCCTTTCAAATATCATTGAAGGTTTTCTTTGAGCATAGCCAACCATGCTTTGATTAGGCCAACCAAACTAATCACCCCCAGGTAAACTTTTATACATATGAATAGTGTCTTCGAGAGGTTGCAGGAGGTAAATTCAGGCATTGTAGATACATGTCGATGCCTGTAGTTACTcatcattgtttttaatgtatagATTAACATATATAGATTTACAAAAGCTAGCTCAAGCAATAGCTCAAATTTTCTTTGAAAGGATTTTTTCCCAATCCAGTTGGACCCATGTCTGGTTTTGAGTGCGTGTACCTGTTACCACTCCTACTGGGTGTAAATCTTAAGGAATTCCGAAAAATTGTTTCAATTCAGATTCTTGGGTGTCAGAAACGATTCACAATCGATTCTCAATTCGAAACAGATTCTCAATTTAATGAGTAGAAAAGGAGCACAATTTTCAGTCTCTCGCTCCAGTATAGTGTGCCAAATCATTCCCTGGTGTCCTCATTCAACTGAAATTCAAGATTAAACAAAAGTGACAGTTAAGATGAATGGTCtacattctttttattttaaaaagttaactgGAGTAATCAAAGAATTttcctgcctgtatgagaataacaaagAGTGCTCCACTGCGTTATTAAcgtcatgtctccagcagtgcagAGCAGCCTATCTGCTCTGGAAAACATATCATTGTCcagttggtttaagttgtttaatgctgcagtgtgtgttagtCAGCCGGTCtcgtttgttactgctggagttcatTGCTCCGCTCTGCTAATGTAAGTGTCTGTGCGACGATGTAGTAAGTTCACAAAatacttaaagtctgtgtaaagtaagaataaatatgtgtcctgagtttgacataccacagaaaagtgtgttgttaagcaccctgccaaatttgaataattaaaaaaatcgccaaatatatgaaattaggcttcaaagttgtgtaaaaatctatctctgctcccaaacactgtgggcGTGCCTGCCGAGTTcactgaaaccccgccccctaccaagtgtcacctgtcaaagtcaccacctctacccgaaacatggacgctacgtttgaaagctttctgctgctagttcggcggctagctcggcagctaactcagctaactggctaactctagactatagtagtagtagtgtgcactaaatgtatttataccgctACAGCAGCAGTGGCGGGTTTACGCGATTTTCAGACCTGCCcattaaatcctgaacacagaaattttcaaacacagtttgtgaagcctagctacacaattcaaatctaaatggttgaaatgcttctTACACATTTTTGAGGAATACATTTACgacctttttaatttgtttagaagaaaatggctgaattcactttacacaaacTTTAACGTTCATTTCGCAAGATTGTTGCAGCTGAGTTCTGCCCTTTTCGTTGTATCGACATCACgttattaaacatttagaaaCTCGATTTCTGACATTTGTGAATCGATTCAGAATCATAATAGATAAGAATCAAGATTGtgtgaattgattttttttttttttttttttttttacctaccCCTAAGTACCTCCACATAGACTTTTGCCATGAGAGCTTGTGGCAGAAGCTCTTGAAGCATGAAAACTTCCCTGCATAAGTAGAAAGGTTGCAGCCATGTGGGTGAATACCATCATGAGCCTCTGtgtcttgtttgtgtttgacagtCTGCTTGTACGTAAATATGTAATCTTCTGTGTTACAGACAACTTCACAGATGCAGCAGTGAGTGGTAAGATCAATGGAGAGCACAAAGAGAAAGATCTGGAGCCCTGGGATGGAGGAGAGACTCACAACTCTGACAGCCTTGAGTCTCTGGATACAGATGTGGTAATAAAACCGACACAAACCCCACAGCAGACATTGATGCATCACTTTTGAATACAtagaatgatgataataatgaagaATGATGATTTGTGGGAAGTACTAACCAGAGTTTGTCATTTGATCAACAACATTGATAATTTGTTTATAGGCCTTTTGGTGAAAgggtttctctttctctcacactctctgTCTTCATATTAGTCAAATGGGTGGGACCCCAATGACATGTTCAAGTACAATGAGGAGAAGTATGGAGTCTTGTCTACATATGACAGCAGCCTGTCCACATATACGTAAGCTTCTCAGTGTACTCTGtgtacatgcatacatataaaGGAATGCAATGCATTTTAGAAGATATTTGTGTATCTGTAGTCATTAACATATGCTGCTATCACCCATCACACCATTTTAGTTGGACACCATATGACTGTAGTAAAATCTTGTAACTAGGCTTTCTCTAGTCACTTCATCACCTTGCTGCTCTTGTCTGACCTGAGCTTGTTTCCCAGGGTCCCACTGGAGCGGGACAACTCAGAAGAGTTCCTCAAGAGGGAAGCGCGTGCCGCCCAGTTGGCAGAGGAGATTGAGGCCAGCGCCACGTACAAGGCCCGCGTGGCCCTGGAGAATGATGAACGCTCCGAAGAGGAGAAATATACTGCTGTGGTGCGAGGGGAAAGGGAGACTCACACACTAAGCAGGTGAGATCAGAATAAACACACTTACGTAGTTATTGTGCTGGTTAGTATGCGTCAGTGCACATCTTGCAATATTGTAATAGAATAGATTCTTTGCAAACCCAGCGTGATTTTGATCACTGCAGTCTGTAAATATCTTTTGCGTGACTTATTGTTTGGCTCTTGATGTGTGCCCCAGTGTTAgctcctttttaaaacattgacGTATTTTCAAACGTCATGGAGTTAACCTAGcagataattataataatcagcAGTGTTATTCTTAATATCTGCAAACATTCATTGCCTATAGGTCcacatttattgaattaaatacCTCCTCGTCCATAAAACTTACTATAAATATcttcagagttgatttattgtctGGGAGTGCTGGTTTCTCCCCCGGGTACCGTTCAGGAAAGAAACTGAGAGAGACACATTGTACTTATCTGTGTTCACACTCTGTGTACATCATTTGCAGTGCCAAATATTTTACAATGGCAAAAGAAGGATTTCTGTTTGAGCATGTCATATACTATATCTCCTTACATTTTGTTGAGACTTTTGTTTATATCATACAatatattgtctttatttttgaaGGACTTTGACTATTCATCAATAAAGTGGAAGGATGAGACCACAAATACATAGATTAttatgtaccacagtccttgCAGATGGTGTGGATTTGCAGTAGAAAAGCTCAGCCTTGTGAAGAATATTCAaccattaaacaaacaaagtagTTCCAGAAGAAATTAGATAGCAGCTGTTTCCAGAACAAACATGTGCTTGATAATTAAAGAAACATGTTCATTTTGGCTCACGATAAGTTGAATGTAACAGGGTGTAGAATACATTCGGCTTTGTTATCTTGACTATTATCTTGTATATATTTAACAATGCATCTGCATGAAttgattgtttgtgtttgtgcatgtgtgcagggAGAACAAGTACATTCCCCCAGGTCAGAGGAACAGGGAGGCGATGTCATGGGGGCCCGGACGTCAAAATTCACCCCGTCTGGCTCAGAACTCAGCCGGACCCTCAACTCCTCGACCAGGACCTCACGACTACAGTCCCAGCTCTGGGGCCGACCAGAGGGTGGTCAATGGAGGTACGGATAGTCCATCTCACACAAAACTGTGGTGTTACTTTCCTACCGCCTGTATCATTTCTATTTGAAGAAAAACTTCACACATAGAGGAGCATTGGTAGGTCTTGACACTGTAGAGACTTTTGATGATGTGATGACTTTGGCTTACAAATCTTTGGgatgtttgtatgtgttgctgctgtcaaTTTATTTGATTACTGTATCCTACTTAAGTTAAAGTTGTGTCATGCCTTGCTATTCTTTCTTATGTTTATTAATCTCCCCCTTCTTTCAGTTCTTCTATGTTCTTTGTTTCCCCCCATTTTAATTGCTCATCATCTGCTGTTGGCCATCCTTGATCATTTGTCCTTCCCTTTTTTAGGTTCATCCCATTGGCCCTCACCCTGTCCGTCTCCTTCCTCCCGCCCCCCCTCTCGTTACCAGTCTGGcccctcctccctgcctcctcgGGCGACCACGCCCACCAGGCCACCCTCCAGACCCCCCTCTCGACCTTCCAGACCTCCTTCTCATTCATCCCACCCCTCCtatccctcctcctcatcttccttttCCCACCATGGGCCCACGTCGCCAGCCTCCACTCTGCCCAAACGCATGTCTTCAGAAGGTACCCACATCTGTGTGGAGTAGACCTGGGCAAAGGCATGAGTTGAAGGTGGATGGATTGATCTTAACCTCAAAATGAAATCCCCAATCATGTTGAAAGGTGTTTTTAAAGGGTCTTAAAGTTCAATAAAAGAACTACTTTCAAGAATAAATTTGCCCAGGTCTAGCGTGGAACAACAGAGTAAGGTGAAATTGCCTCTGCGGACAGATTTTGGGTCAGTTTTGCGATTACCACCCAAATGGAACGTGAGGTTTAAGTAAACTACAAAACTGATCCATCATCAGTGCATCAGGCAGTTTCACCTTGGCATGCGGGAGCACCGCGCTGTGTGCTGTGCTTTCTGTCTAGCAAGAGTTATGCTACCTAAAACACCAGTGCATCAGTCTCTCCAAATATTTACGCATAGAGCAGTCAACAAGACGATGATCTCACCAGGGAGCCCAACATTTTAGCTAATTAGAGCAGCTGTTGCTGCTAAATAGCTGAAAGcaaactttacatttaaataccATTTTAAGGCTTCCATGCTGCGTCTTCCAACTTTTCTTAAAGATACAAAGTTATTTGATGTGAAGGATGAGatgcacaacttcacctacatTTGGCAAGAACAACATGTAGAGATAATCTGATATTTCATTGACTGTATACTCAGTTTATTTTGGTGGAAATCAGTTGTTCCTCACCTCCTTCTATGGACAGCgacacatttttgttgtgtttgttttgaatttgAACAGATTGGATTTGACATGTTTGGATATCTTCATCCATATTCTATCCTCATTAGTATTAAAGCATTAGTATTAAATATCTGTCTCTTGGGCCTGTATTGACACCTAATATCATTACAGCAAGGTAAAAACATCAGCCACCGGAGGTCAGCAAGAACAAGAGTGATATATTAATCTGtgaaattatttgtatttcataTATGGATTAACTGTGTAGTCTATAACCTATAAATATCAGCAGACACATgctatttgtcatttttcttaaacagacctttttcacaacagacattttggcaAGTCAGAGCAGGAAAACTACAGGTGCAATTAAGGATATTAGGCATAGTGTATGATGGTTCACGTGTATGGCTCCCTCGGACACTCGAGTGAAACAAAGCCTTTTCAGTACTGTTATcagttccacctgtgctttttctgctatgacaagtgaaaaaaaatgtctgctgtgacaAAAGTCCATTTGCGGACAGTATTTAAAACGTTTGACTCCTACGACGTTCAAGCTCAAACATACTGGAAGTCAGCCCTTTAACCTCTGagtgtttgtttcatttaaatccaaCAAGCTGGAGTACAGAGCTAAAATAATAAAGTGTCACGGTCAAAACACTGCTGTATTTTGCAGATGTTTTAAcagtaaaatgacaaaatgttcaACTGGCGTTCAGCCAAACATCAGTTCTGCCCTCTGTTGTCTCCTGTGAGACAAACACTGCTCGTCTAACTGCACCAACTCTGCTAAACAGTGAATCCTTTAAGTACAGGTTTCCACCTCACCTTCTGTACTCTATTTCCCAATTTCTTATCTCTCACTTCACTTGGTTGTGGTTTGAAAAGTGTGGTGTGGTGTTTGATCACTTTGCAGCAACCTCTGCCCATTTCTTCACTAACATGCATGTCACCAAATAACATAATTGGTGTGATATTTGAGTCATAGCTTGAGATGTCATCACTCCAGAGGGTTGGGCTGCTAAAAGAGTTTCAAAGAGAAATGTCTACACGGCAGGATGGTAAGAGAGACGTTCATCTCGCCTCCATCGTTTGTTTATGAAGTTCTGTCTCTTCTCATTTGTAGGTCCACCAAGGATGTCTCCAAAATCCCAGCGGACGCCTCGTGCTCACAGAGTGCCACCCTGCCGGACCACTGGAGTCCCTCCAGGAGTGGACCTAATTTCCCACAATGCCCCTGGAGAGGTCCCAGTGACTCCACCAACCAGAAGCAGCTCCTCTGGAGGGACCTGGTCCTCTGTGGTCAGCGGAGGTAGAGCAGttctctcccttcttttctcttaTTATTCTTATAACTTTAGAACTTTTGGCTTTATTAAGATATCAGACATCGAAACATaactttaaataattaaatcaagCTAAACTGCCACTGGATGGCATGTTTTGAAGGGTTTTATGCTGAGACAAAGGTCACTTAAAATGATTTAGTTGAGTTGTGTTGGTTAATGATTGTTTAGCAAGTGATCACTAAAATCTCATCTCTCTTTCGTCTCCTCAGCTCACAGACCTCGCTCCCCTCGACAGAATAGCATGGGTGGTGCCTcccctgcctcctcctccctcccgtCACCCCAGACAGGAACGGCTCCTGTGGAAACTGCTGCCACCCCGACATCAGCTCCCTCTCCTACTGCTGCTAGCCCCGCCCCTAACATGGTCACCTCTCCATCAGGGGACGGTAAGTTCATAGTTAACCCACAAGGCATTTACTGGGATAAAGCCGAGCCTCATATGAAATACCTGATTTTGTTTGCTCACAAATCcttgtctgtttctgttctgtAAAGCAAAAGAGTGTCGCGTCCAGGAGACAAGACAAACATCCCCCACGGCTAACAAGGAGAACATCAAGCCCTTGGATAGCTCACCTAGTATCCCCAGACCACCCTGTAAAGGTACAGTATTTACTAGACAGCAGTATTTACCTGCAGGAGGCCTTAAACTGAGATACCTAAAATTCACCAGTTTCCCTGTGTGTTGGTGTAGTATAATTTAGGCTGTTGTGCTGtattagaaaatatatatttccacAGTTTGGATAAATGAAAAACCTTCAATCATCTCCCTTCACCTTGCAGGACAGCCTTCTATGGCACAAGACCACAGAAAACAAATAGATAAGTTAAAGCAATTTAGCGTAGATTTTAGGGTAAGtatctttttccatttttttatgaTACTGAGATGTTGCAAATCTTCTGACATTAACACCCCGCCTCCCAATGTTACCAAAGCTCCACCTGAGCTTGTATGTGCCCCCTGTAACTCACCTTTTCACCTTTTATCCTCCAGTTGCAGTCTAGTTCAAACTCAGAACCTGCCTTCGACCAGATGATGACCAAGCCTCCCAGAGATCGAGCAGACAAGCCTAAAGACCTTCCTATTGACAAAGCCTCCACAGTGGGGCGGGAGGGCAATGAAGAAGGTGTTGTAGTGAGCGCGGCTGGCACCCCTGGAGGTACCCCTGCTCCATCCACCGCCACCACAAACACCAGTAAGCCTGGCAGCCCTTCTGCACTGTCCCCATCTCCATCAGCCCCAGACCAGAAGAGGGCGGGGCTGGATGTAACATCACAGGGAGTTCAGACAACAGCCACATCCACTTTCAGTGGGCCCAAGcatgaagagaaggaggagaagaaggaggcaGTACAAGAGTGAGTAGACACATATTACATGATAAGTTtggtgatattttatatttactcATGTCAATAGATCTCATGAAAAAACATTGAATTGAGTTTACTAAGAAGTGTTTTCTGTGTATTCAGAATCTGACACAATTGAACATATGAATTAGCCTCATTGGTGTACATGTTGTAACATGTTTcttcatcaccatgaacacaACAACTTTAGTTTATTCAAAGTTGATCTCACAGGTTGCTGGAAACCCTCATAGAGTACGCGAGCAGTGTATTaatccactgctgaaaatagtccctcaaaaatacattttacttttgttacagtaacatttgaaaaaaattaccaagcttttctttaaaaactaaaagtatATTTAAGGGGGCTGTGAGTGAGATTTGTGTCTTCAGGGGGGAACACATGGGTTTGGTAACGGTAAGGAATGCAGAAAGTATTCAAAGATTGACCAACAcgttgttggttttggtcttttcatgggatttgttcaCAATAAGACTAATATAGAAAAATCCCAGACTAATCTTTTTGAATGTTAACTTCTTCACTGTTTTTCTCATCCTGCAGTCAAGTGAGAAAATCAACCTTGAACCCAAACGCCAACGAGTTCAAGCCCAGGTTCAATACGCAGGTTGGTGTGTCCCGCTGCTGGCAGAGAACCCAGTATAAATTCCtcaaattgaaaacaaaagtaaacaaaaactaatctctgtctctgtttgtcaCCTTCATCAGCCCAAACCAGCAAACACCCCTACCCCCCCTAGACCCCAGGGCCAGCCCAGCCCCTCTATCGTGGTCCAGCAGCCCCCAACTGTCTATGGACAGACAGTCTGCTTCCCCCAGATGTATCCTCTCACACCAGTCAGCCCTGGAGtgcaggtgagacacacacctgcatgctgacatgtacagtatggaggaggatgtgtgtgtgtgtgcgcgcgcttATAGAATATCACATTAAATGACATGAAAGGTTCATTGAAACTCCAGCATCTTCCACCATCTCTACTAATATGTCCTCATTTGtcatccttcttcctcatcttgTCTTTGATTCTGATGCatgccctttttttctcctccatatatttttaataagaCTTATTTCaccataaaatattttaattgtatgttttttctaTACACCTGCTGGCTTTTAATTTTGCTCATCTTAATACTggccttttttcatctgtcaTCTGCCCAACACTGTTTTAATGCAATGAATTAATGTAGTTAAATGATTTGAATGTCTAGGGTAAAATTTAGGATAACCTCAAGCATAACAAGTATATGACATCTGTATACTATATGTCAAAATGATTCATGGCTTTTAAGTAGgggtgttttaaaaaatagtttaacagaaaaatcacgattcttttttcccccctttttttaagtCTTCTACGATTATGCATTGGttcacaaatgtcaaaacagatttttctaaatgttagttaatAACGTCAACAGAACGAAAAACTCAACTGCAAGGGCAGAGCAGCACCTGGATAGTCTACAGCACCCACACGCTAGAGTTATCCAGTAGTTTATCTTCAGAAACAGCATTGCAAGcaggttttaatttaataactaaataattacctttgcaAGAATATCGTGAAGTATATTGTGAACTTTCTACACCGTCACTCAAAGACTAACGTTTGCAGAATGGAGCAGttaactccagcagtaacaaacgaGACTGGCTGactaacacacactgcagcattaaacaacttaaaccaactctgagggGAAGAAGGTGCTCAGTCGGTTTCACCTCAACAACCCTGCAGCTGCTCAGTTTTATTGTACAGAGATGTTTTTCCTCCGAGTTAACGGTGCAGTAGAGAGGCTGCTctgcactgctggagacatgataTTAATAACACAGCGGAGCACCCTTACACCTCAGTGTActcatacaggcaggagactGTAATATGCTTTgaagttaattcattaattaatgcagttcatttttaaaaataaaaaggctgcaAACCATTTATCTTAATTGCCAGTCATAtgtcatattgtatttcagAGGACGAAGGATATCCGTGATATCTGTTTTGAATAAATTCGGCCAAGAATCGGAGTCAGATCTTAAGATTCCTGAAGACCCACACCCCTACTTTTAAGTCTCAGAGcacaacattattttttgatGAAAACTATGACTTTTGCAGTAGTAAATCTATGTTTCCTGTGTTGCTTTAAGAAATACTTGGTGATCCAACATCAGACAcgtgtaaagaaaaaaataccttgGTGAACAACTAAAGAGTggttcttttttccttttctccccctcctcctctctctctcgctccatTAGAAAAGCATAATATGGAAGGTTTGTGAATTTTTCtaagattttcattttttttaatcctttttatttttttttaagcccAATCCATACTGAGATGTATGTTTGCTTGCTTGTTGAATTAATGCCATCAGATGTTGGTTTGCCAACTTCTTATTGCAATCCATTTAAAACTGTCATCACAGATGGACGTTTGTCACCACATCTTAATTTCTATGAACTGCAATAGTTTGTCAGACAAATGACTGTAAGCTAGTTGGAGTTTAAACctgtttatttttactgcagtactgtttGTAATACAAATGCATGGAAGAGGATGACACACAGTGTTTGGGTTATAGTCAGAGttgtgaaacacatttttctccaaATGATAGAAAGGCATAATGAATGCATGTGGCCCCAGGTAAGAGATAAATCCTACAATGTCACACACTCCTATCCTTACATGGTGTTAGCTGATTAAGCAGCAGTTAAAACTGAATAGTCCAACACCACATGCAGTCTGTAATTCACATTCTTATTCAATTCCTGGTTTTCATTCCTCTTAGAAATGATGCTAACGTGTCGCtgagaaaatctgaaaatataaaCTTGTTTCCTCCGTCTACCATCCtcatccccctcctcccttcagTCTCCAGCTATGTACCAGGTTCAGATGCCTCATATGACAGTCAGCCAGTCTAAACCATACAGACCAGGTAAAGGTGAGAACAACTAgtgctttgtctttttaaagcCTGCTGTCTCTCATGTCATTCTCAGTCTTTCTACTCTATGACCCCTGTATTTCTCCCCCAcctttgtctctctctatctctaacTTACTTAATAAATCTGGTGGGGAAATTACCGTATTTGACCTGatatatgatgattttttttggggtggggtCTGAGATTATTGTTATACAAGTGGATTAAGGCTGAAATTTAcacttattttcattgttgattaatcTGCCACATTTTTTCTCGATGAATTGTTTTGTCTACAAAATAGTGAAATAATGAAATTCTTACAGCCAAAAAtgatttaactgttttattttgtccaaaagctttaaatcatcacatttggcATAATTGCTTAAATAATAACTAAAATTATGATTTGATTAAAATAGTTaccaatacattttctgttcttgactaattgttgcagttttGCAGTTCTGGATCGTACTATATTTGAATACTAGATTGAATACGTTTCCTTACACACAATAGCCATGGGATGCTTTTCGCTGCCACGGAGGGAAATAATCCTTACAAACGTAAACGTGACTAGACTTCAGAATTATCTGTCAAGCAGCCGGctcaaaaagactgaaaaatgtTACCAGCCAGAGAAAATCCTTCCCACCTCTCCCTTGAGCCTGACAAGACAGAGAAGAAATGTTTGAGTAGAAAATATCTGACTGAACATACACAGTAAAACCAGACAGTCTACACACGGCAGACATCCAATACCAGAGACACTATATATGTCGTCATACCACACaagtgcaaataaaacaaaatattacagaGCTCCAACCTGCAGTTTTTATCCAAGTACATGGATTGAATATAAGAAACTGATGTTACTGAAGAATCTGCTGCGCTACATAAATGTGGGATTAATTTCATGCTTTAATGAAAGTGTTTCCATAATTCAATTTTATGAGTGGCTTCAGATTATTTTTGCATTACTAG harbors:
- the atxn2 gene encoding ataxin-2 isoform X8, with product MSMKAGGNRSKPGGGSTAGAAASGAGGSGGGRQNLGRGRHSGKGPAAVIFNGVYANMRMVHVLTSVVGTKCELKVKNGAVYEGVFKTYGPECDLVLDAAHRKSPEPSIGPRKEDIVESIIFKASDVVVVTFKDVDLNFARKVSSDTDNFTDAAVSGKINGEHKEKDLEPWDGGETHNSDSLESLDTDVSNGWDPNDMFKYNEEKYGVLSTYDSSLSTYTVPLERDNSEEFLKREARAAQLAEEIEASATYKARVALENDERSEEEKYTAVVRGERETHTLSRENKYIPPGQRNREAMSWGPGRQNSPRLAQNSAGPSTPRPGPHDYSPSSGADQRVVNGGSSHWPSPCPSPSSRPPSRYQSGPSSLPPRATTPTRPPSRPPSRPSRPPSHSSHPSYPSSSSSFSHHGPTSPASTLPKRMSSEGPPRMSPKSQRTPRAHRVPPCRTTGVPPGVDLISHNAPGEVPVTPPTRSSSSGGTWSSVVSGAHRPRSPRQNSMGGASPASSSLPSPQTGTAPVETAATPTSAPSPTAASPAPNMVTSPSGDAKECRVQETRQTSPTANKENIKPLDSSPSIPRPPCKGQPSMAQDHRKQIDKLKQFSVDFRLQSSSNSEPAFDQMMTKPPRDRADKPKDLPIDKASTVGREGNEEGVVVSAAGTPGGTPAPSTATTNTSKPGSPSALSPSPSAPDQKRAGLDVTSQGVQTTATSTFSGPKHEEKEEKKEAVQDQVRKSTLNPNANEFKPRFNTQPKPANTPTPPRPQGQPSPSIVVQQPPTVYGQTVCFPQMYPLTPVSPGVQSPAMYQVQMPHMTVSQSKPYRPGKVPNMPQQRSDQHHPPGTPTMMHPATAAGPPIVAQSPAYSAQYFTCSPQQFTSQPLVQQMPHYQSQAQHVFSPVMQSSARMMAPHTHGQPGLVSSSTTQYPEQTHTMYVSQQPMPQQYPHPSATLHPHPQHPQPSATPTGQGQQGGPPQHGGPPNHPAASPVQHSQHQQAAAAAAAAQALHLANPQQQQMYSALAPTPPSMTPGPNPQSPQASFPSAQQTVYIHPQQVQHGYNPNHMAHVQQHMQSGIVQSHHPAPTHPPMMLMATQGPPGGPQPPMQQTALNHIPVSSTTHFSYLAHPQVQPHHQQQL
- the atxn2 gene encoding ataxin-2 isoform X7, with protein sequence MSMKAGGNRSKPGGGSTAGAAASGAGGSGGGRQNLGRGRHSGKGPAAVIFNGVYANMRMVHVLTSVVGTKCELKVKNGAVYEGVFKTYGPECDLVLDAAHRKSPEPSIGPRKEDIVESIIFKASDVVVVTFKDVDLNFARKVSSDTDNFTDAAVSGKINGEHKEKDLEPWDGGETHNSDSLESLDTDVSNGWDPNDMFKYNEEKYGVLSTYDSSLSTYTVPLERDNSEEFLKREARAAQLAEEIEASATYKARVALENDERSEEEKYTAVVRGERETHTLSRENKYIPPGQRNREAMSWGPGRQNSPRLAQNSAGPSTPRPGPHDYSPSSGADQRVVNGGSSHWPSPCPSPSSRPPSRYQSGPSSLPPRATTPTRPPSRPPSRPSRPPSHSSHPSYPSSSSSFSHHGPTSPASTLPKRMSSEGPPRMSPKSQRTPRAHRVPPCRTTGVPPGVDLISHNAPGEVPVTPPTRSSSSGGTWSSVVSGAHRPRSPRQNSMGGASPASSSLPSPQTGTAPVETAATPTSAPSPTAASPAPNMVTSPSGDAKECRVQETRQTSPTANKENIKPLDSSPSIPRPPCKGQPSMAQDHRKQIDKLKQFSVDFRLQSSSNSEPAFDQMMTKPPRDRADKPKDLPIDKASTVGREGNEEGVVVSAAGTPGGTPAPSTATTNTSKPGSPSALSPSPSAPDQKRAGLDVTSQGVQTTATSTFSGPKHEEKEEKKEAVQDQVRKSTLNPNANEFKPRFNTQPKPANTPTPPRPQGQPSPSIVVQQPPTVYGQTVCFPQMYPLTPVSPGVQSPAMYQVQMPHMTVSQSKPYRPVPNMPQQRSDQHHPPGTPTMMHPATAAGPPIVAQSPAYSAQYFTCSPQQFTSQPLVQQMPHYQSQARFTSAQHVFSPVMQSSARMMAPHTHGQPGLVSSSTTQYPEQTHTMYVSQQPMPQQYPHPSATLHPHPQHPQPSATPTGQGQQGGPPQHGGPPNHPAASPVQHSQHQQAAAAAAAAQALHLANPQQQQMYSALAPTPPSMTPGPNPQSPQASFPSAQQTVYIHPQQVQHGYNPNHMAHVQQHMQSGIVQSHHPAPTHPPMMLMATQGPPGGPQPPMQQTALNHIPVSSTTHFSYLAHPQVQPHHQQQL